A genome region from Baekduia alba includes the following:
- a CDS encoding S41 family peptidase: MIRRALASLVLCLILLLAGIYLGGHPSGLPGFLRDPLVGDKDTRVVNEAIDQVHDTYYREYGKDELSNRAISGIVASLNDRFSNYFSPKDYTKFKMQQNGEFAGIGVQVTRSGAGLKIVKVYDNSPAKDAKLAEGDIIVSVAGKPLAGRDQDASVALIQGPLGTTVKLTVRHGAKGAPREVALTRSNIEVPVVASSEKTVDGRKLGVISLAQFSSGAHAEVGAALRKQMKDGVKGVVFDLRNNPGGLVTEAQLVASEFLKDGKIVTTKGRSVPTRTLSATGDAIAPNLPMVVLVNRDSASAAEIVAGALQDRKRAELVGTRTFGKGVFQEVIDLSNGGALDITAGQYFLPSGRNLGGKGTSTGSGLTPNVQAADDPKTTRKDEGLDKALDVLAARR; encoded by the coding sequence ATGATCCGCCGCGCCCTCGCCTCGCTGGTGCTCTGCCTCATCCTGCTGCTCGCCGGGATCTACCTCGGCGGGCATCCGTCCGGGCTGCCCGGGTTCCTGCGCGACCCGCTGGTCGGGGACAAGGACACGCGCGTCGTCAACGAGGCGATCGACCAGGTCCACGACACGTACTACCGCGAGTACGGCAAGGACGAGCTGAGCAACCGCGCGATCTCCGGGATCGTCGCGTCGCTGAACGACCGCTTCAGCAACTACTTCAGCCCCAAGGACTACACCAAGTTCAAGATGCAGCAGAACGGCGAGTTCGCGGGGATCGGCGTGCAGGTCACCAGAAGCGGGGCCGGCCTGAAGATCGTCAAGGTGTATGACAACTCCCCGGCCAAGGACGCCAAGCTGGCCGAGGGCGACATCATCGTGTCGGTGGCGGGCAAGCCGCTGGCGGGCCGCGACCAGGACGCCTCGGTCGCGCTCATCCAGGGGCCGCTCGGGACGACCGTGAAGCTGACCGTGCGCCACGGCGCGAAGGGCGCGCCGCGCGAGGTCGCGCTCACGCGGTCCAACATCGAGGTGCCGGTCGTCGCGTCGTCGGAGAAGACGGTCGACGGGCGCAAGCTCGGCGTCATCTCGCTGGCGCAGTTCTCGTCCGGCGCACACGCCGAGGTCGGGGCGGCGCTGCGCAAGCAGATGAAGGACGGCGTCAAGGGCGTCGTCTTCGACCTGCGCAACAACCCGGGCGGCCTCGTGACCGAGGCGCAGCTCGTCGCGTCCGAGTTCCTCAAGGACGGCAAGATCGTGACGACCAAGGGGCGCTCGGTGCCGACGCGGACGCTGAGCGCGACCGGCGACGCGATCGCCCCGAACCTGCCGATGGTCGTGCTCGTCAACCGCGACAGCGCCTCGGCGGCGGAGATCGTGGCGGGCGCGCTGCAGGACCGCAAGCGCGCCGAGCTCGTCGGGACACGCACGTTCGGCAAGGGCGTCTTCCAGGAGGTCATCGACCTCTCCAACGGCGGCGCGCTCGACATCACCGCCGGGCAGTACTTCCTGCCCTCGGGGCGCAACCTGGGTGGCAAGGGCACCAGCACGGGCTCCGGGCTGACGCCGAACGTGCAGGCCGCCGACGATCCGAAGACGACCCGCAAGGACGAGGGGCTGGACAAGGCGTTGGACGTCCTCGCGGCGCGGCGATGA